One region of Prochlorococcus marinus str. GP2 genomic DNA includes:
- the psaK gene encoding photosystem I reaction center subunit PsaK — translation MFTTLFAAADPATFSWSPKCAVVMILCNVFAYAIARATIRKPNEGFEIPNSKFYGGLSHASVVGANCLGHIFGIGAILGLASRGVL, via the coding sequence ATGTTTACTACATTATTTGCAGCTGCAGATCCAGCAACTTTTTCTTGGTCTCCAAAGTGTGCCGTCGTAATGATACTATGTAATGTTTTTGCTTATGCAATTGCAAGAGCAACAATAAGAAAACCGAATGAAGGTTTTGAAATACCTAATTCAAAATTCTATGGTGGGTTAAGTCACGCATCAGTTGTAGGTGCAAATTGCTTAGGTCATATTTTCGGGATTGGAGCAATCCTAGGATTAGCATCACGTGGTGTTTTATAA
- a CDS encoding DUF3593 domain-containing protein, with product MNEFFLKLIEKLGSIDNTLLFAVSIIPYAIFLFYLFKIKFINNIVKTGFSLTVLFVLITILVSIFTLNFYDKTLVEVDFLHGLAESFLTLSDFVILFGFIKLLNSLEVKNS from the coding sequence ATGAATGAATTTTTTTTAAAATTGATAGAAAAATTAGGTTCAATTGATAACACATTATTATTCGCAGTATCAATAATTCCATATGCAATATTTTTGTTTTACTTATTTAAAATCAAATTTATTAATAATATTGTAAAAACAGGGTTTTCTTTAACTGTTTTATTCGTATTGATAACTATATTGGTATCTATCTTCACCCTAAATTTCTATGATAAAACCCTTGTTGAGGTTGACTTCCTGCATGGTTTAGCAGAATCTTTCTTAACTCTAAGTGATTTTGTTATTTTGTTTGGATTTATAAAGTTGTTAAATAGCTTAGAAGTAAAAAACTCTTAA
- a CDS encoding 2Fe-2S iron-sulfur cluster-binding protein: MKKTFTVTIKNKETGKVYQEQVNSDEYILKEFEKKGFKLAFSCRNGCCTSCAVKMISGTLQQPEAMGVSQALKDKGYALLCVAKATSDIEVETTYEDEVYDLQFGQYFGRGNTRVAPPWEFEED; encoded by the coding sequence TTGAAAAAGACTTTCACAGTCACTATTAAAAATAAAGAAACCGGAAAGGTGTATCAAGAACAGGTTAATAGTGATGAGTACATACTAAAAGAATTTGAAAAGAAAGGTTTCAAACTTGCATTTTCATGCAGAAATGGTTGTTGTACAAGTTGTGCAGTTAAAATGATATCTGGTACTTTGCAACAACCTGAAGCCATGGGTGTATCTCAAGCTTTAAAAGACAAAGGTTACGCACTTCTTTGTGTTGCTAAAGCAACTTCAGATATTGAGGTTGAAACTACATATGAAGATGAAGTGTACGATTTACAATTTGGACAATATTTTGGTAGGGGTAATACAAGAGTAGCCCCACCTTGGGAATTTGAGGAAGATTAA
- the dxs gene encoding 1-deoxy-D-xylulose-5-phosphate synthase produces the protein MLLSELSHPNQLHGLTVSQLEEIACQIRERHLQVVSTSGGHLGPGLGVVELTLALYQTLDLDCDKVVWDVGHQAYPHKLITGRFVQFDTLRQQNGVAGYLKRSESKFDHFGAGHASTSISAALGMAIARDRKGEKHKCVAVIGDGALTGGMALEAINHAGHLPSTPLVVVLNDNDMSISPPVGALSSYLNKVRVSPSLKFLSDSVQESVKNIPLLGKDIPEELKNIKGSVRRLAVPKVGAVFEELGFTYMGPIDGHDIGNLVNTFNAAHKLKKPVLVHVVTTKGKGYPYAEADQVGYHAQSAFDLTTGKSIPSKKPKPVSYSKIFGQTLLKICEQDSKVVGITAAMATGTGLDILQKNIPDQYIDVGIAEQHAVTLAAGMSCDGLKPVVAIYSTFLQRAFDQLIHDVGIQNLPVSFVLDRAGIVGADGPTHQGQYDISYMRSIPNFVLMAPKDESELQRMLITSINHKGPTALRIPRGSGLGVAVMDEGWEPLNIGEAEILEEGNDILIIAYGSMVAAAIETAEILKSMNINACIVNARFVKPLDENLIIPLASRIQKVVTMEEGTLIGGFGSAVVELFNDNEVKIPVYRIGIPDVLVDHASPDQSKEKLGLMPDQMADKIINKFKLNN, from the coding sequence ATGCTTTTAAGTGAGTTAAGTCATCCAAATCAACTTCATGGCTTAACAGTTTCACAATTAGAGGAAATTGCTTGTCAAATTAGAGAAAGGCATCTTCAAGTAGTATCTACTAGTGGAGGACATCTCGGTCCTGGATTAGGTGTAGTAGAGCTAACATTAGCTTTATATCAAACTCTTGATCTTGATTGCGACAAAGTTGTTTGGGATGTAGGACATCAAGCTTATCCCCATAAATTAATAACAGGACGTTTCGTTCAATTTGATACTCTTAGACAACAAAATGGAGTAGCTGGATATCTAAAAAGAAGCGAAAGTAAATTTGATCATTTTGGAGCTGGACATGCAAGTACTTCTATTTCTGCTGCTTTAGGAATGGCAATAGCAAGAGATAGAAAAGGTGAAAAGCATAAATGTGTAGCTGTTATTGGAGATGGAGCATTAACTGGAGGAATGGCATTAGAAGCTATAAATCATGCAGGTCACTTACCTAGTACTCCTTTAGTTGTAGTTTTAAATGATAATGATATGTCTATTTCACCACCAGTTGGAGCCCTTTCATCCTACTTAAATAAGGTAAGAGTTAGTCCATCACTAAAATTTTTATCCGATAGTGTTCAAGAAAGTGTAAAAAATATTCCATTACTTGGTAAGGATATTCCAGAAGAACTTAAAAATATTAAAGGAAGCGTTAGACGTTTAGCTGTGCCTAAGGTTGGAGCTGTTTTTGAAGAACTTGGATTTACATATATGGGCCCAATTGACGGTCATGATATTGGAAATTTAGTTAATACTTTTAACGCTGCTCATAAACTAAAAAAACCTGTACTTGTACATGTTGTCACAACAAAAGGGAAGGGTTACCCTTATGCAGAAGCTGATCAGGTTGGCTATCACGCACAATCTGCATTTGATCTGACAACTGGGAAATCTATTCCATCAAAAAAACCAAAGCCTGTCAGTTATAGTAAAATTTTCGGTCAAACCTTGTTAAAAATATGTGAACAAGATAGCAAAGTCGTAGGTATAACAGCAGCAATGGCTACAGGTACTGGTTTAGATATATTGCAAAAAAATATTCCAGATCAATATATCGATGTAGGTATAGCAGAACAACATGCAGTTACTCTTGCAGCAGGAATGTCGTGCGATGGTCTAAAACCTGTTGTAGCTATTTATAGCACTTTTCTTCAACGTGCATTCGATCAATTAATTCATGATGTAGGAATACAAAATTTACCTGTATCATTCGTACTTGATAGAGCTGGGATAGTTGGAGCTGACGGACCCACTCACCAAGGTCAATACGATATAAGCTATATGAGATCCATACCTAATTTTGTATTAATGGCGCCGAAGGATGAATCTGAATTACAAAGAATGTTAATAACATCTATTAATCACAAAGGCCCTACCGCTTTAAGAATTCCGAGAGGTTCTGGATTAGGTGTAGCCGTTATGGATGAAGGTTGGGAACCATTGAATATTGGCGAAGCTGAAATACTCGAAGAGGGAAATGATATTTTAATTATTGCTTATGGATCTATGGTAGCTGCCGCTATTGAAACAGCAGAGATTTTAAAAAGTATGAACATTAATGCATGTATTGTAAATGCAAGGTTTGTAAAACCTCTTGATGAAAATCTTATTATTCCTTTAGCGAGCAGGATTCAAAAAGTAGTAACTATGGAAGAAGGGACCTTAATAGGTGGATTTGGTTCTGCTGTCGTTGAATTATTTAACGATAATGAAGTAAAAATTCCTGTCTACAGAATTGGTATACCTGATGTTTTAGTAGATCATGCTTCACCTGATCAGAGTAAAGAAAAATTAGGTCTTATGCCTGATCAGATGGCAGATAAAATAATAAATAAATTTAAGTTGAATAATTAA
- the rpmB gene encoding 50S ribosomal protein L28 has translation MSRVCELTGSKANNGMAVSHSHIRTKKLQQVNLQKRRLWWEEGKKWVNIKVSTKALKSIQKVGLDKFAKSNGVDLKKF, from the coding sequence ATGTCAAGAGTTTGCGAACTAACTGGATCAAAAGCTAATAACGGGATGGCAGTGAGTCACTCACATATTCGTACAAAAAAATTGCAGCAAGTTAATCTCCAAAAAAGAAGACTATGGTGGGAAGAGGGCAAAAAATGGGTAAATATAAAAGTAAGTACCAAAGCCCTAAAATCTATACAAAAAGTAGGTTTAGATAAATTTGCTAAATCAAATGGAGTTGATTTAAAAAAATTCTAA
- a CDS encoding peroxiredoxin: MRNLVASIFLPFILLFNCNSALSFDFAPEVGDMAPNFQLEGFNKNIKTKTSWELSDFQGKWLVIYFYPKDFTAGCTLEAKGFSELKKDFSKNNAEIIGISADNQDSHESFCSEKSINYTLLSDPDGIISDKYGSWIPPFSDRNTFLISPDGKISYRWISVLPINHAKEVLNVLKKKI, from the coding sequence ATGAGAAATTTAGTTGCAAGTATATTTTTACCATTTATTCTCTTATTCAATTGTAATTCAGCCCTATCTTTCGATTTTGCCCCAGAAGTTGGTGATATGGCACCAAACTTTCAGTTAGAAGGTTTTAATAAAAACATAAAAACAAAAACATCATGGGAACTAAGTGATTTTCAAGGTAAATGGCTTGTTATTTATTTTTACCCTAAAGATTTTACAGCAGGTTGCACTCTTGAAGCTAAAGGTTTTTCAGAATTAAAAAAAGATTTTTCAAAAAATAATGCAGAAATTATTGGAATTAGCGCAGATAATCAAGATTCTCACGAAAGTTTCTGCAGCGAGAAATCAATAAATTACACTTTATTATCTGATCCTGACGGAATTATTAGTGATAAATATGGTTCCTGGATTCCTCCATTCTCAGATAGAAATACTTTTTTGATTTCTCCAGATGGAAAAATTTCTTATAGATGGATTAGTGTTTTACCTATAAATCATGCCAAAGAAGTTCTCAACGTTTTAAAGAAAAAAATATAA
- a CDS encoding inositol monophosphatase family protein has product MFELCEIEELANQVNFSSLYEIAKKSAQIGNKILKINYNKIQKISSKGRKGDLVTNVDLEVENKIKEYIVEVTPNISINAEESGKLTKSSDLTWCIDPLDGTTNYSHGYPFFGTSVGLVYKNKPIIGAISVPYLNELYSACIGLGSFCNDSELKVSNPSNLSDSLLVTGFSYDRFETEDNNYAEFCYLTHKTRGVRRGGAAAVDLAFVAAGKVDGYWERGLEVWDLAAGAIIVKEAGGIISDYPSGEFNLNSGRILACSPSLENELKNELDNVSPFKKNLYT; this is encoded by the coding sequence ATGTTTGAATTATGTGAAATAGAGGAACTTGCAAATCAAGTAAACTTTTCTAGTTTGTATGAAATAGCAAAGAAATCGGCACAAATTGGTAATAAAATTTTAAAAATTAATTACAATAAAATACAGAAAATATCATCAAAGGGTAGGAAAGGTGATCTAGTTACCAATGTAGATTTGGAAGTTGAAAATAAAATAAAGGAATACATAGTTGAAGTTACACCCAACATATCTATAAATGCAGAGGAATCGGGCAAATTAACCAAATCTTCGGATTTAACCTGGTGTATAGACCCATTAGACGGTACAACAAATTATTCCCATGGATATCCTTTTTTTGGGACTTCTGTAGGTCTTGTATATAAAAACAAGCCAATTATAGGGGCTATATCAGTACCTTATTTAAATGAACTATACTCAGCCTGTATAGGTTTAGGTTCATTCTGCAATGATAGTGAACTTAAAGTATCGAATCCCTCTAATCTTTCTGATAGTCTACTTGTAACTGGTTTTTCTTATGACAGATTTGAGACAGAGGATAATAATTATGCTGAATTTTGTTATTTAACACATAAAACTAGAGGAGTTAGAAGAGGAGGAGCAGCAGCAGTTGATCTGGCATTTGTTGCTGCAGGTAAGGTAGATGGATACTGGGAAAGAGGATTAGAAGTATGGGACCTGGCGGCCGGTGCTATTATTGTTAAAGAGGCTGGTGGTATTATTTCTGATTATCCATCTGGCGAATTTAATTTAAATTCAGGAAGAATTTTAGCTTGTTCTCCCAGCCTAGAGAATGAATTAAAAAATGAACTAGATAATGTCTCTCCATTTAAAAAAAATCTCTATACCTAA
- the dnaK gene encoding molecular chaperone DnaK has translation MGQIVGIDLGTTNSVVGVIEAGRPIVIANSEGSRTTPSIVGFTKDKEIVIGAQARRQLVLNPKNTFYNLKRFIGSDWDELDENSISVPYNVKANTTGSVRVLSPNTEREYAPEELVSSLIRKLINDAETYLGDTVDSAVITVPAYFNESQRQATKDSAILAGIKVDRILNEPTAAALAYGFEKSSSNNVLVFDLGGGTFDVSLLKISNGVFDVKATCGDTQLGGNNFDSKIVDWIAEKFLANHNIDLRRDRQALQRLTEAAEKAKCELSGLLKTKISLPFITTNKEGPLHIEETLDRKLFESLSQDLLDRLLEPVQIALDDSGWDAKDIDEVVLVGGSTRIPMVQQLVKTLVPNDPCQSVNPDEVVAIGAAIQSGIISGDLQDLLLNDVTPLSLGLETIGGLMKVLIPRNTPIPVRQSDVFSTSEANQSSVVVQVRQGERPLASENKSLGKFRLSGIPPAPRGIPQVQVAFDIDANGLLEVSATDRTTGRKQTVTISGGSNLNEQEINSIIEEAKSNANKDRKRRSIIDRKNSALTLIAQAERRLRDASLEFGPYGAERQQRAVELAIQDVEEYIDDDDPQELEISVSALQEALFGLNRKFAAERKTDNNPLQGIKNTFGSLKDELFSDDYWDDDPWDNRMNRNYRNSRYGNSRDDDPWDNDYFL, from the coding sequence ATGGGGCAAATAGTTGGAATTGATTTGGGTACTACTAACTCTGTTGTAGGAGTTATAGAAGCTGGTCGTCCAATTGTTATCGCAAATTCTGAAGGTTCTAGAACTACACCTTCAATAGTTGGATTTACAAAAGACAAAGAAATAGTAATAGGAGCACAAGCTAGAAGACAACTTGTTCTAAATCCAAAGAATACCTTTTATAACCTAAAAAGATTTATTGGTAGTGACTGGGATGAATTAGATGAGAATAGTATATCTGTTCCATATAATGTAAAGGCTAATACCACTGGAAGCGTAAGGGTTCTTAGTCCAAATACAGAAAGAGAATATGCTCCTGAAGAGTTAGTCAGCTCATTAATTAGAAAATTAATAAATGATGCTGAAACATATCTTGGAGACACTGTTGACTCTGCTGTTATTACAGTCCCTGCCTATTTCAATGAATCTCAAAGGCAAGCTACAAAGGATTCTGCAATATTGGCTGGAATCAAAGTAGATAGAATTCTAAATGAACCTACTGCAGCTGCTCTAGCTTATGGATTTGAAAAAAGTTCTTCAAATAATGTTTTAGTCTTTGATTTAGGGGGTGGGACATTTGACGTTTCATTATTAAAAATTTCAAATGGTGTATTTGATGTTAAAGCTACCTGCGGAGATACTCAACTAGGCGGAAATAATTTTGACTCAAAAATAGTAGATTGGATTGCTGAAAAATTTCTTGCTAACCATAATATTGATCTAAGAAGAGATAGACAAGCATTGCAAAGATTAACTGAAGCTGCTGAAAAAGCTAAATGTGAATTATCAGGATTACTAAAAACAAAGATATCCTTACCATTTATTACTACAAATAAAGAGGGGCCATTACATATTGAAGAGACATTAGATAGAAAATTATTTGAATCATTATCTCAAGATTTGTTAGATAGATTATTAGAGCCTGTCCAAATAGCCTTAGATGACTCTGGATGGGACGCTAAAGACATTGACGAGGTAGTTCTTGTCGGAGGCAGTACAAGAATACCAATGGTTCAACAATTAGTAAAAACTCTCGTTCCCAATGATCCCTGTCAATCTGTAAATCCAGATGAAGTTGTTGCAATAGGAGCAGCAATACAATCTGGAATAATTAGTGGTGATTTACAAGATCTACTGCTAAATGACGTTACACCTTTATCTTTAGGTTTAGAAACAATTGGTGGTCTAATGAAGGTACTTATACCTCGAAATACACCAATACCAGTAAGACAATCAGATGTTTTTAGTACTTCAGAGGCTAATCAATCCTCAGTAGTAGTTCAAGTAAGACAAGGTGAAAGGCCATTAGCATCTGAAAATAAATCACTTGGTAAATTTAGGTTATCAGGAATACCTCCAGCACCTAGAGGAATACCACAAGTTCAGGTAGCATTTGATATTGATGCCAATGGACTTTTAGAAGTAAGTGCAACTGATAGAACAACTGGAAGAAAGCAAACAGTTACCATTTCTGGAGGATCTAATTTAAATGAACAGGAAATTAATTCGATAATTGAAGAGGCTAAATCAAATGCTAATAAAGATAGAAAGAGGAGATCTATCATTGATAGGAAAAACAGTGCTTTAACTCTTATTGCACAAGCAGAGAGAAGACTAAGGGATGCATCATTAGAATTTGGACCTTATGGAGCCGAAAGACAACAAAGAGCTGTAGAATTAGCCATTCAAGATGTTGAAGAATATATAGATGATGATGATCCTCAAGAATTAGAAATTTCAGTAAGTGCTCTCCAAGAAGCATTATTTGGTTTAAACAGAAAATTTGCAGCAGAAAGGAAAACTGATAATAATCCATTACAGGGTATTAAAAATACATTTGGATCACTAAAGGATGAATTGTTTTCAGATGATTATTGGGATGATGACCCTTGGGATAATCGAATGAATAGAAATTATAGAAATTCAAGGTATGGTAATTCTAGGGACGATGATCCATGGGACAATGACTATTTCCTCTAA
- a CDS encoding ATP phosphoribosyltransferase regulatory subunit encodes MTDIKEIKLVDVKNNSNIINNLNSIYKLWGYEEVSPSFINTLETIKGRGVIDENQVVGIVSNNSLCLRPEMTTSIVKLSSTRLINKKRPIRLFTNGMVFDKKQNKNSIKLQEKLQSGIELIGYDTKCPEIEVINILFDAIDNINLKDGCNLFLLVSTTKIMELILNKYKNNYFEEIKKSLVDFDQDNLSKLEIDEDDKYILKDLLFTRGEPIAILKKLKTIYGTSKTLDDLNFLFDTLSKISNRYGVKLQLDPTFQPHLNLYEGIVFQLIGDNGKNKSVIAKGGRYDELVRFFSPNEKIFNGIGFTISVDILRNFIREENTDKKKILLMFKDAYLLEKGLNEQKVQQKRGNIAILYLNPCDDLAKANQIMKENNCSEILWVK; translated from the coding sequence ATGACAGATATAAAGGAAATTAAATTAGTCGATGTAAAAAATAACTCAAACATCATAAATAATTTAAATAGTATTTATAAACTATGGGGCTATGAAGAGGTTTCACCCTCATTTATAAATACTTTAGAGACGATAAAAGGTCGTGGCGTTATTGACGAAAATCAGGTTGTGGGAATAGTTAGTAATAATTCATTATGCCTTAGGCCAGAAATGACCACATCTATTGTTAAATTGTCATCTACTAGATTAATAAATAAGAAAAGACCTATAAGATTATTTACCAATGGAATGGTCTTTGATAAAAAACAAAATAAAAATTCTATAAAGTTACAAGAAAAACTGCAGAGTGGAATTGAATTAATTGGATATGATACAAAATGCCCAGAAATTGAAGTTATTAATATATTGTTTGATGCAATCGATAATATTAATTTGAAGGATGGTTGTAATTTATTTCTACTAGTTAGTACCACAAAAATAATGGAGTTGATATTGAACAAATATAAGAATAATTATTTTGAAGAAATTAAGAAAAGTCTGGTTGATTTTGATCAAGATAACTTATCTAAATTAGAGATTGATGAAGATGATAAATATATTCTTAAAGATCTTTTATTCACACGAGGAGAACCAATTGCAATATTAAAAAAATTAAAAACTATATATGGCACTAGTAAAACTTTAGATGACTTAAATTTTTTATTTGATACATTATCAAAAATATCAAATAGATATGGAGTTAAATTACAACTTGATCCTACTTTTCAACCTCACCTGAATTTATATGAAGGAATAGTTTTTCAACTCATTGGGGATAATGGTAAAAATAAAAGCGTCATCGCAAAAGGCGGAAGATATGATGAGTTAGTAAGATTCTTTAGTCCTAATGAGAAAATCTTTAATGGGATTGGATTTACAATTTCAGTAGACATTTTAAGAAATTTCATTAGGGAAGAAAATACAGATAAAAAAAAGATTTTATTGATGTTTAAAGATGCTTATTTGTTGGAAAAAGGTTTGAATGAACAGAAAGTACAACAAAAAAGAGGCAATATAGCTATTTTGTATCTAAATCCTTGTGATGACTTGGCTAAAGCCAACCAAATAATGAAAGAAAATAATTGTAGTGAGATCTTATGGGTTAAATAA
- a CDS encoding DUF2499 domain-containing protein, producing the protein MHELSFGTWIIHISSVIEWIFAILVINKISTYKKYNLFFWLSLAMVPNLIGAMCAITWHIYDNQENLYGLVSLQGIFTFIGNSTLAFAAIKIFREKETYE; encoded by the coding sequence TTGCACGAATTATCATTTGGAACTTGGATAATACATATCTCATCAGTAATAGAATGGATTTTTGCCATATTAGTCATAAACAAAATTTCCACATATAAAAAATATAATTTATTTTTTTGGTTAAGCCTCGCTATGGTCCCAAACTTAATAGGTGCTATGTGTGCAATCACTTGGCATATATATGACAACCAAGAAAATCTTTACGGTCTAGTATCACTTCAAGGAATTTTTACATTTATTGGAAATTCAACATTAGCCTTCGCTGCAATAAAGATTTTTAGAGAGAAAGAGACTTATGAATGA
- the htpG gene encoding molecular chaperone HtpG, which translates to MEKGEIRINTENIFPIIKKAVYSDHEIFLRELVSNGVDAISKRRMASMAGDCENTEEAQVIITINREQNTLTISDNGIGMNDEEIKKYINQVAFSSAEEFLTKYKKDNDEFIGHFGLGFYSSFMVADRVDILTKSAIGESKAFKWSCDGSPNFTLEESERVSIGTDVILHLLEEEKEFIEPERIKSLIKKYCDFMPIDVLLEGEIINKKNPPWRKQPNELKDEDYIELYKYLYPFQGDPLLWIHLNTDYPYDIQGILYFPKLSGRADWEKGEIKLFCNQVFVSDSIKEIVPKYLLPLRGVIDSTDIPLNVSRSALQTDRKVRSISSFISKKIANKLKDLIKNSPEFYAEIWDSISAFIKIGAIEDDKFADLVDSSIIFETIINSEKDVTKDIENKSLIKSNDKYFTTLANYKERNKINDSKKIIYCSDLIAQSSALNICLSDNKEVIKSDPLIDAQFLPWLESKNEDYQFQRVDSEINELEDKESNEIVDKDGKSNTDNLRDTIVKALNNEKVTVKVHSLSSKDAPPAMILLPEQMRRINDMGAYMEQKMPGLPEYHVLLINKEHPLIVGLNKITSSKIIIDKKDSIENPLASKIVNHVYDMAKLSVGGLDQEQIIILQNNNAELISELLNSTN; encoded by the coding sequence ATGGAAAAAGGCGAAATTCGTATTAATACCGAAAATATTTTCCCAATTATCAAGAAGGCAGTATATTCTGACCATGAAATCTTTTTAAGAGAACTTGTTAGTAATGGTGTTGACGCAATCAGTAAAAGAAGAATGGCCTCTATGGCAGGTGATTGTGAAAATACTGAGGAGGCTCAAGTAATAATAACAATTAACCGTGAGCAAAATACGTTAACAATTTCTGATAATGGAATTGGAATGAATGATGAAGAAATTAAGAAATACATAAACCAAGTTGCATTTTCAAGTGCTGAAGAATTCCTAACAAAATATAAAAAAGATAATGATGAATTTATAGGTCATTTTGGTCTAGGTTTTTATTCAAGTTTCATGGTGGCAGATAGAGTTGACATATTAACTAAATCAGCAATTGGGGAATCTAAAGCTTTCAAATGGTCTTGTGATGGATCTCCAAATTTCACGTTAGAAGAATCAGAAAGAGTGTCCATTGGTACGGATGTGATACTTCACCTACTTGAAGAAGAAAAAGAGTTTATCGAGCCTGAAAGAATTAAATCACTAATAAAAAAATATTGTGACTTTATGCCAATAGATGTCTTATTAGAAGGTGAGATAATTAATAAGAAAAATCCTCCCTGGAGAAAACAGCCTAATGAATTAAAAGATGAAGATTATATTGAGTTATATAAATACCTTTATCCTTTCCAGGGAGATCCACTGTTATGGATACATCTAAATACAGATTATCCTTATGACATACAAGGGATATTGTATTTCCCCAAGTTGTCAGGTAGAGCTGATTGGGAAAAGGGAGAAATTAAATTATTTTGCAATCAAGTATTCGTAAGCGATTCAATTAAAGAGATAGTACCAAAATACCTTTTACCTCTAAGAGGAGTTATTGACTCTACAGATATACCTTTAAATGTTAGTAGAAGTGCATTACAAACAGATAGAAAAGTAAGGTCTATATCATCATTTATCTCAAAAAAGATTGCTAATAAACTAAAGGATTTGATAAAAAATTCTCCAGAATTTTATGCAGAAATTTGGGATTCCATCTCTGCTTTTATTAAAATTGGTGCAATCGAAGATGATAAATTTGCTGATTTAGTTGATAGCAGTATAATTTTTGAAACAATAATAAATTCAGAGAAAGACGTAACTAAAGATATTGAAAATAAATCCCTTATCAAGTCCAATGATAAGTATTTCACTACACTCGCAAATTACAAAGAACGTAATAAGATAAATGATTCTAAGAAAATTATTTATTGTTCAGATTTAATTGCTCAGTCAAGTGCATTAAATATCTGTTTATCTGATAATAAAGAAGTTATTAAATCGGATCCCTTAATTGACGCACAATTTCTTCCATGGTTGGAAAGTAAAAATGAAGATTATCAATTCCAAAGAGTAGATTCAGAAATAAATGAACTAGAAGATAAAGAATCTAATGAAATTGTAGATAAGGATGGCAAATCAAATACAGATAATCTTAGAGATACCATAGTTAAGGCCCTTAACAATGAGAAAGTAACAGTTAAAGTACACTCACTTTCCAGTAAAGATGCTCCACCTGCTATGATCTTGCTTCCAGAACAAATGAGAAGAATTAATGATATGGGCGCTTACATGGAACAAAAGATGCCTGGCTTACCTGAATACCATGTGCTCTTAATTAATAAAGAACATCCACTTATTGTTGGTCTTAATAAAATTACGTCTAGTAAAATAATTATTGATAAAAAAGATTCTATTGAAAATCCATTGGCATCTAAAATTGTTAATCATGTTTACGATATGGCTAAGCTTTCCGTTGGTGGATTAGATCAAGAACAGATAATTATTTTACAAAATAATAATGCCGAATTAATTTCAGAATTACTTAATTCAACAAATTGA